Sequence from the Crassostrea angulata isolate pt1a10 chromosome 9, ASM2561291v2, whole genome shotgun sequence genome:
tatacatgtaattattaaatctagtagacataatttaataacttccaacaaaaaaaaaaaaaaacaaaaaaaaacaaaaaaaaaaacaaccccaaccaaaaaaaaaacctggcaTGTAGGCCTaaacatataatttttcttgtgGTTATGTATTGTTAGAATGTATATCTATAATTAAGAACTAAGCTTTTCATGATTGAGTCAATTTACGCAGTGCAGAAtgagagttatctctcttttcaGAGTGTAATTAGACTTTAAgttctttgtttacattcagGGATCTGTCCACCTCATTTCACATTCACGGCCATTGATGGTCTCTGTTTCCATGACGGCGGGGAGCTGAGAAGGGACGCCGGCGTCAAGTATTGCGCCAAAGTAGGCTCAGGTCTGATTCTCGTAAGCTCAGCAAACATCGAGTTCTTCCTTGAGAGCATACTAGGTTCGTTTTTACTGTCTCTATctttaatcatttatataaatatctcGATATTATGTATATcgaatataaacaatattgcaaattaaatttttatttgttaaagtgtaaatcaaaaaatctattttatgataattaattaaaacataatatatttcACAACCAAATATTTTCTTGTTATCGACTTGAAAACTCGATTTTAATTTAAGCTCcagattttaaacataaaacatgTTTGCAGATAGGGTAACTCCATCATACTCTGGGGCAAAGTCGGCCTACATCCAGGGTCAGTGGAACTCGACCCATTGGCTGGATGACGATGGGCAGGAACTCCAGTACACAAACTGGGAGGGCGGAACGAATAATCCCGGACCGTCCAGAATCTACAACATAAAGATCAAGCAGTCCAGTGGCGGGTACTATTGGAAAGAGGCGACTTCCGGGAATGACTACGTCAGACACGTGTTTTGTGGAGTGATTTTACGA
This genomic interval carries:
- the LOC128163547 gene encoding uncharacterized protein LOC128163547, yielding MHKILNFLIIVLFKSTKGAEYMEAKMKLDNFRFDVNVIQTRHKGDVTDCAVKCTSRLDCLSIQYRDSTQTCRMFDTIFLTSDGASYENGWRYYLKTGGICPPHFTFTAIDGLCFHDGGELRRDAGVKYCAKVGSGLILVSSANIEFFLESILDRVTPSYSGAKSAYIQGQWNSTHWLDDDGQELQYTNWEGGTNNPGPSRIYNIKIKQSSGGYYWKEATSGNDYVRHVFCGVILR